In Verrucomicrobiia bacterium, one genomic interval encodes:
- a CDS encoding lamin tail domain-containing protein, producing the protein MPAGAYPAGAGYTHYRWRLDGGPWSAETPIGTPIVLSGLPDGQHVVEVAGKNDVGWWQDDPVFGEDAVVTRVTWVVDGSRLPVRLNELLASNRRAFEYNDRTPDAVELYNYSNTTVDLSGLRLTDDPAAPDKYEFPAGTLLGPGQYLIALAANDEGRPGYYLDFNLRKEGGGLYLYDAAHRGGALLDQVQYGPQATDYSIGRMPDGSWALCQPTLGRENVPVALGDPRQLRINEWMASSQFSSFNDFVELFNPQQVPVDLSGLYLTDKPDGLPNRHVIAPLSFIGPRNFTVFQATGQPENGPDHLNFRLAAEHGDLALLDRDLRVIDAVTYDFLAPDYSQGRSPNGSPSVFVFSQPTPGAGNPFVGGSTNVITTNIVLVDFTSTWRYHAEGTDLGTTWRNVGYNDAAWPSGPGLFGKPQSISYPIPTGTLLNELGQTTVYFRTRFVYTGETNGFQLALSHYIDDGAVVYLNGTEILRYNMPAGTIVHSNNASASVSGNAPLIGPLMLPLTGLVAGTNVLAVEVHQASGSTDMAMAMNLTLTRSITNITGGAVVINEVFALGENYTNVLGVASDWVELFNPGDQPVNLAGMSLSDNTTNPGRWTFPAGTVLGPRSYLVVLCDGRRPASTNLASLMNTGFGLKAEGGGVYLYDDTLTLLSSVVYGIQLADFSIGRVPNGTGSFVLNAPTPGAANIAMALGNPALLRINEWMPNDRDGRDDWFELYNPGSLPVALGGLFVTDDLLNPTKSPIPPLSFIGGGGTNAFLKLIADNNPAAGADHVRFRLDATRESLGLATSNGYIDTVSWNYPVSQPGVSEGRFPDGSTNIVFFPDTPSPGESNYRPLTNLVINEVLAHSDPPLEDAIELHNLTDQPVNIGGWFLSDSKGTLNKYQIPVGTIIPARGFRVFYEYQFNENPQDNRQAFALSSAKGDELYLSAATTNGTLTGYRTSVKFGPSFSGVSFGRHVTSDGRSEFVPLSRRTFGVDEPNSVAEFRTGTGASNAYPAISPVVIRQIMYHPPDLGTEDNVIHEFIELYNRTTGTVPLYDPLYPTNTWRLRDAVDFEFPPGFSLPPGGSVLVVSFDPVRQPDLLANFRATYRLSTNLPIVGPYRGKLDNSDESIELKQPDTPQQPPSPDAGLVPYVEVERIRYYDRAPWPAAADGTGYSLQRVALDLYGNDPAIWVAAPVNFLQTNAIALNTPPNLAPIPNRTVALGQTLVFTNVASDADVPAQTLTFELAPGAPAGAQVHPVTGVFSWTPAVVGVYPVTVIVRDNGTPSLSATQSFTVTVEDRRAQLVQSGANLQIRWQTQAGRQYQVQYKDRLTDPVWQDLPGGLVTGNGGPVAVPDALVPSRPQRYYRILLLP; encoded by the coding sequence TGAGCTCCTCGCCAGCAACCGGCGGGCCTTTGAGTACAACGATCGTACGCCTGATGCGGTGGAGCTTTATAACTACAGCAACACGACGGTGGACTTGTCGGGCCTGCGATTGACCGACGACCCGGCGGCCCCTGACAAGTATGAATTTCCCGCCGGCACCCTCCTGGGGCCGGGGCAGTACCTGATTGCGCTGGCCGCCAATGATGAAGGCCGGCCAGGGTATTATCTCGATTTCAATCTGCGCAAAGAGGGCGGCGGCCTCTATTTGTACGATGCAGCCCATCGGGGAGGCGCGCTCCTCGACCAGGTTCAATATGGCCCTCAGGCCACCGATTACTCCATCGGGAGGATGCCGGACGGGAGCTGGGCCTTGTGCCAGCCCACCCTGGGCCGGGAGAATGTTCCTGTGGCATTGGGCGACCCACGGCAGTTGCGTATCAACGAATGGATGGCGTCATCCCAGTTTAGTTCCTTCAATGACTTTGTGGAGCTGTTCAACCCGCAACAGGTGCCGGTGGATTTGAGCGGACTGTATCTGACGGACAAACCAGATGGTCTGCCCAACCGGCATGTAATTGCGCCCCTGAGTTTCATCGGACCGCGCAACTTCACCGTCTTCCAGGCGACAGGCCAGCCGGAGAACGGGCCGGATCATTTGAATTTCCGACTGGCCGCCGAACATGGTGACCTGGCTTTGCTGGATCGCGACCTGCGCGTGATTGATGCGGTGACCTATGATTTTCTTGCTCCGGATTATTCGCAGGGACGCAGTCCCAATGGCTCGCCCAGCGTGTTTGTCTTCAGCCAACCCACGCCCGGCGCGGGCAATCCTTTTGTGGGCGGCAGCACCAATGTGATCACCACCAACATTGTGTTGGTGGACTTCACCAGCACCTGGCGGTACCACGCCGAGGGCACCGACTTGGGCACCACGTGGCGCAACGTCGGCTACAATGATGCGGCGTGGCCCAGCGGGCCAGGACTTTTCGGCAAGCCGCAAAGCATCTCCTACCCCATTCCCACCGGCACGTTGCTGAATGAGTTGGGGCAGACGACGGTGTATTTCCGCACGCGTTTTGTTTACACCGGCGAGACCAACGGTTTCCAACTGGCGCTGTCCCACTATATTGACGACGGCGCCGTGGTGTATCTGAACGGCACGGAGATCCTGCGGTACAATATGCCGGCGGGCACCATCGTCCACAGCAATAATGCCTCTGCCAGCGTCAGCGGCAACGCGCCGCTCATCGGGCCGTTGATGCTGCCGTTGACCGGTTTGGTGGCGGGCACCAACGTGCTGGCCGTGGAAGTGCACCAGGCCTCGGGCAGCACGGACATGGCCATGGCCATGAATCTGACGCTGACCCGCAGCATTACCAACATCACCGGCGGCGCGGTGGTCATCAATGAGGTGTTCGCCCTGGGCGAGAACTACACCAACGTCCTCGGCGTCGCCAGCGACTGGGTGGAGCTGTTCAACCCGGGGGATCAGCCGGTGAACCTGGCTGGCATGAGTTTGAGCGATAACACCACCAACCCGGGCCGCTGGACCTTCCCGGCCGGCACGGTGCTGGGCCCGCGGAGCTATCTGGTCGTGTTGTGTGATGGACGACGGCCCGCCTCCACCAACCTGGCCAGCCTGATGAACACGGGGTTTGGCCTGAAGGCCGAGGGTGGCGGGGTGTATTTGTATGATGACACGCTCACCCTGCTGTCTTCGGTGGTCTATGGAATCCAATTGGCCGATTTCTCGATTGGCCGTGTCCCGAACGGGACCGGTTCTTTTGTTTTGAATGCTCCCACGCCGGGGGCCGCCAACATTGCCATGGCTCTGGGTAATCCCGCACTTCTGCGCATCAATGAATGGATGCCCAACGACCGAGATGGGCGGGATGACTGGTTTGAGTTGTACAACCCCGGCAGTTTGCCGGTGGCCCTGGGTGGTCTGTTTGTCACGGACGATTTGCTAAACCCCACGAAATCGCCCATCCCGCCCCTCTCCTTCATCGGCGGGGGCGGCACCAACGCCTTCCTGAAACTCATCGCGGATAATAATCCCGCAGCGGGGGCGGATCATGTGCGCTTCCGTTTGGATGCCACCCGTGAATCCCTGGGGCTGGCCACCTCCAATGGGTATATTGATACAGTCAGTTGGAATTATCCCGTATCCCAGCCTGGCGTGAGCGAAGGCCGATTTCCGGATGGAAGCACCAATATTGTCTTCTTCCCCGACACCCCGTCACCGGGCGAATCGAACTATCGTCCGCTGACCAATCTAGTCATCAATGAAGTTCTGGCGCACAGTGACCCGCCGCTGGAGGACGCCATTGAGCTGCACAATCTGACTGACCAGCCGGTGAATATTGGCGGCTGGTTCCTCAGCGATAGCAAAGGCACCCTGAACAAATACCAAATCCCGGTGGGCACGATCATTCCCGCGCGCGGATTCCGGGTGTTCTACGAGTATCAGTTTAATGAAAATCCGCAGGACAACCGGCAGGCCTTTGCCCTCAGCTCGGCCAAGGGTGACGAACTGTATCTGTCGGCCGCCACCACCAACGGCACGCTGACAGGTTATCGTACCAGTGTAAAATTTGGGCCGTCTTTTAGTGGGGTCAGCTTTGGTCGTCACGTCACCAGCGACGGAAGATCGGAGTTCGTCCCCTTGAGCCGCCGCACCTTCGGGGTGGACGAGCCGAATTCCGTCGCCGAGTTTCGGACTGGCACCGGCGCCAGCAATGCCTATCCGGCCATCAGTCCCGTCGTAATCCGCCAGATCATGTATCATCCGCCGGATCTGGGGACGGAAGACAACGTGATCCATGAGTTCATTGAATTGTACAACCGCACGACGGGCACCGTGCCGTTGTATGATCCCTTGTATCCGACCAACACCTGGCGCCTGCGGGATGCGGTGGACTTTGAGTTTCCGCCGGGCTTCAGCCTGCCGCCGGGCGGCTCGGTGCTGGTGGTTAGTTTTGATCCGGTGCGGCAGCCCGACTTGCTGGCCAATTTCCGGGCCACTTACCGGCTCTCCACCAACCTGCCCATTGTGGGACCCTATCGCGGCAAGCTGGACAACAGCGATGAAAGCATTGAATTGAAGCAGCCGGACACGCCCCAGCAACCGCCCAGCCCGGATGCCGGCCTCGTGCCGTATGTGGAAGTGGAGCGCATCCGGTATTACGATCGTGCTCCCTGGCCGGCCGCCGCGGATGGCACGGGTTATTCGCTGCAACGGGTGGCCCTGGACCTTTACGGCAACGATCCGGCCATCTGGGTGGCGGCACCCGTCAACTTCCTGCAAACCAACGCCATTGCGTTGAACACGCCGCCCAACCTGGCCCCCATCCCCAACCGCACGGTGGCGCTGGGGCAAACCCTGGTCTTTACCAATGTGGCATCGGATGCCGATGTGCCCGCCCAAACGCTGACCTTTGAGCTGGCTCCCGGCGCGCCGGCCGGCGCTCAAGTGCATCCGGTCACCGGCGTATTCTCCTGGACTCCGGCGGTGGTGGGCGTGTATCCGGTGACCGTGATTGTCCGCGACAATGGGACACCCAGCCTGAGCGCCACGCAGAGCTTCACGGTGACGGTGGAAGACCGGCGGGCCCAACTGGTCCAGAGCGGCGCCAACCTCCAGATTCGCTGGCAGACACAGGCTGGCCGGCAATACCAGGTGCAATACAAGGATCGCCTCACCGACCCCGTTTGGCAGGATTTGCCGGGCGGCTTGGTCACGGGCAATGGCGGACCG